One window of the Triticum dicoccoides isolate Atlit2015 ecotype Zavitan chromosome 3B, WEW_v2.0, whole genome shotgun sequence genome contains the following:
- the LOC119277668 gene encoding WD repeat-containing protein ATCSA-1-like isoform X2, with the protein MWWEEVRRRERGELRARRFEALARSRRAASLALSNRKEITTPHLGAVNSLQVDLTEGRYLLSGASDGSAAVFDLKDATEYEAGFIAKHRSILLVDKQHQHGHKFTVSKAIWYPVDTGLFVTASFDNYVKVWDTNSTQMVMDFKMPGKVCSAAMSPIATTHMLIATGSADVQVRLCDIASGAFTHTLSGHLDGIMSLEWSTSSEWILMSGGCDGAIRFWDIRRAGCFLVLDQLRSQLGRRPPILDGTTDNHQKNLGRSSSSKSYSVQQRTGNHKKQSKALRKSLTMVRGHTQQKVHPGMSSSQNHKTAHYGAVTGLRTTTDGMHLLSSGSDSRLRLWDIDSGCNTLVNFEAMRLQTSKPLQLAVTDDPSLVFIPCMSSIKAYNTWSGTTFQTFRGHYDHVNCCYYNSQDQELYTGSNDRQILVWSPSTPALTEMEDDDKRQEGFAADEDNWSD; encoded by the exons ATGTGGTGGGAGGAGGTGAGGAGGAGGGAACGCGGGGAGCTGCGCGCCCGGCGCTTCGAGGCCCTCGCCCGctcgcgccgcgccgcctcgctcGCGCTCTCCAACCGCAAGGAAATCACGACCCCGCACCTCGGCGCCGTCAACTCCCTCCAG GTTGATTTGACAGAGGGGAGGTACCTGCTCTCGGGGGCGTCGGACGGGTCGGCCGCCGTCTTCGATTTGAAGGACGCGACGGAATACGAGGCCGGGTTCATAGCCAAGCACAGGAGCATTCTGCTTGTGGACAAGCAGCATCAGCATGGCCACAAGTTCACCGTCTCCAAGGCCATCTGGTATCCTGTGGACACCGGGCTGTTCGTCACGGCCTCCTTCGATAACTATGTCAAAGTGTGGGATACCAATTCGACTCAA ATGGTCATGGATTTTAAGATGCCCGGAAAAGTGTGCAGTGCTGCAATGTCTCCGATTGCAACAACGCATATGCTCATCGCTACCGGAAGCGCAGACGTTCAGGTCCGTTTGTGTGATATTGCTTCCGGGGCCTTTACTCACACGTTGTCCGGTCATCTTG ATGGTATCATGTCTTTGGAGTGGTCTACCTCAAGCGAGTGGATCCTAATGAGTGGTGGCTGCGACGGGGCGATACGTTTTTGGGACATAAGACGAGCTGGATGCTTCCTTGTCCTTGATCAGTTACGGTCTCAGCTAGGAAGACGGCCTCCCATTCTTGATGGCACCACCGACAAC CATCAGAAGAACTTAGGACGTTCATCTTCATCAAAGAGTTACTCGGTTCAGCAGAGGACAGGCAATCATAAGAAGCAGTCCAAAGCACTACGCAAAAGTCTAACCATGGTACGTGGACATACGCAACAGAAAGTGCATCCCGgtatgtcatccagtcaaaatcatAAAACAGCTCATTATGGTGCTGTTACAGGATTAAGAACAACAACAGATGGGATGCACCTTCTTAGCTCAG GATCTGATTCTCGTTTAAGACTCTGGGATATCGATTCAGGCTGCAATACTTTGGTCAATTTTGAAGCCATGCGATTGCAAACTAGCAAGCCACTACAACTAGCTGTCACTGATGATCCATCACTTGTGTTCATTCCATGCATGTCAAGCATCAAG GCATACAATACATGGTCTGGTACGACATTTCAAACATTCCGTGGGCATTATGACCATGTAAATTGCTGCTACTATAACTCACAAGACCAA GAACTCTATACTGGTAGCAATGATCGACAAATTCTTGTGTGGTCTCCATCGACTCCTGCATTGACTGAAATG GAAGACGATGACAAGCGGCAAGAAGGTTTTGCAGCTGATGAGGATAACTGGAGTGACTGA
- the LOC119277668 gene encoding WD repeat-containing protein ATCSA-1-like isoform X1 codes for MWWEEVRRRERGELRARRFEALARSRRAASLALSNRKEITTPHLGAVNSLQVDLTEGRYLLSGASDGSAAVFDLKDATEYEAGFIAKHRSILLVDKQHQHGHKFTVSKAIWYPVDTGLFVTASFDNYVKVWDTNSTQMVMDFKMPGKVCSAAMSPIATTHMLIATGSADVQVRLCDIASGAFTHTLSGHLDGIMSLEWSTSSEWILMSGGCDGAIRFWDIRRAGCFLVLDQLRSQLGRRPPILDGTTDNQHQKNLGRSSSSKSYSVQQRTGNHKKQSKALRKSLTMVRGHTQQKVHPGMSSSQNHKTAHYGAVTGLRTTTDGMHLLSSGSDSRLRLWDIDSGCNTLVNFEAMRLQTSKPLQLAVTDDPSLVFIPCMSSIKAYNTWSGTTFQTFRGHYDHVNCCYYNSQDQELYTGSNDRQILVWSPSTPALTEMEDDDKRQEGFAADEDNWSD; via the exons ATGTGGTGGGAGGAGGTGAGGAGGAGGGAACGCGGGGAGCTGCGCGCCCGGCGCTTCGAGGCCCTCGCCCGctcgcgccgcgccgcctcgctcGCGCTCTCCAACCGCAAGGAAATCACGACCCCGCACCTCGGCGCCGTCAACTCCCTCCAG GTTGATTTGACAGAGGGGAGGTACCTGCTCTCGGGGGCGTCGGACGGGTCGGCCGCCGTCTTCGATTTGAAGGACGCGACGGAATACGAGGCCGGGTTCATAGCCAAGCACAGGAGCATTCTGCTTGTGGACAAGCAGCATCAGCATGGCCACAAGTTCACCGTCTCCAAGGCCATCTGGTATCCTGTGGACACCGGGCTGTTCGTCACGGCCTCCTTCGATAACTATGTCAAAGTGTGGGATACCAATTCGACTCAA ATGGTCATGGATTTTAAGATGCCCGGAAAAGTGTGCAGTGCTGCAATGTCTCCGATTGCAACAACGCATATGCTCATCGCTACCGGAAGCGCAGACGTTCAGGTCCGTTTGTGTGATATTGCTTCCGGGGCCTTTACTCACACGTTGTCCGGTCATCTTG ATGGTATCATGTCTTTGGAGTGGTCTACCTCAAGCGAGTGGATCCTAATGAGTGGTGGCTGCGACGGGGCGATACGTTTTTGGGACATAAGACGAGCTGGATGCTTCCTTGTCCTTGATCAGTTACGGTCTCAGCTAGGAAGACGGCCTCCCATTCTTGATGGCACCACCGACAAC CAGCATCAGAAGAACTTAGGACGTTCATCTTCATCAAAGAGTTACTCGGTTCAGCAGAGGACAGGCAATCATAAGAAGCAGTCCAAAGCACTACGCAAAAGTCTAACCATGGTACGTGGACATACGCAACAGAAAGTGCATCCCGgtatgtcatccagtcaaaatcatAAAACAGCTCATTATGGTGCTGTTACAGGATTAAGAACAACAACAGATGGGATGCACCTTCTTAGCTCAG GATCTGATTCTCGTTTAAGACTCTGGGATATCGATTCAGGCTGCAATACTTTGGTCAATTTTGAAGCCATGCGATTGCAAACTAGCAAGCCACTACAACTAGCTGTCACTGATGATCCATCACTTGTGTTCATTCCATGCATGTCAAGCATCAAG GCATACAATACATGGTCTGGTACGACATTTCAAACATTCCGTGGGCATTATGACCATGTAAATTGCTGCTACTATAACTCACAAGACCAA GAACTCTATACTGGTAGCAATGATCGACAAATTCTTGTGTGGTCTCCATCGACTCCTGCATTGACTGAAATG GAAGACGATGACAAGCGGCAAGAAGGTTTTGCAGCTGATGAGGATAACTGGAGTGACTGA
- the LOC119277667 gene encoding lysM domain receptor-like kinase 3, protein MARHSLFFFFFFLALFLQHLHISVGLPGRSLAAATEQWQPMQCDAASLNPSSCSSYLYVTPQGRSLSEIASLFNGSTSLTQPIKRRSGSEDLLLRVPCVCGAINDTMSGLFHDTEYKVSPDDTADSINSNFSGLAWNVIPTANKTITVHLLCGCSSMASEGVVSYTVQPKDTLSNIATLFRSGSREILSLNAGVTDPDFLKEGWILFIPMGVASSSKRKFGGLPIIITVSISAAIMLLFALTIVLRLRRRSLVPNVEVPKKEMERVPSNTSIAILESRYFPTKRIDDIDPFQTERPVIFSLKAVGEATANFDEKRKIGEGGYGMVYLGFIGTHEIAVKMMKDSKSKEFFAELKVLCKVHHINVVELIGYASGEDHLYLVYEYVQNGSLSEHLHDPLLKGHQPLSWTARTQIATDAARGIEYIHDHTKACYVHRDIKTSNILLDDGLRAKVADFGLVKLVERSDEEDCLATRLVGTPGYLPPESVRELHMTTKSDVYAFGVVLAELITGLRALVRDNKEANKTKSLISTMRKAFKSEDVESSLEKIIDPSLKDNYPIEEVCKLVNISMWCLSEDPLDRPEMREIMPMLSRIHLTSIEWEASLGGDAEVFSGVFNGR, encoded by the exons ATGGCCAGACATtcattattcttcttcttcttcttccttgccttgTTTCTGCAACACCTCCACATTAGTGTCGGTTTACCTGGAAGGAGTTTAGCAGCAGCAACAGAGCAATGGCAGCCCATGCAGTGCGACGCTGCGTCGCTCAACCCATCATCGTGCAGCTCATACCTTTATGTGACTCCTCAAGGGCGCAGCCTGTCCGAGATAGCCTCCCTCTTCAATGGCAGCACATCTCTCACCCAGCCCATCAAGCGGCGCTCTGGTTCAGAGGACTTGCTGCTCCGTGTGCCGTGCGTGTGTGGTGCAATCAATGACACCATGAGCGGTCTCTTCCATGATACTGAATACAAGGTGAGTCCAGACGACACGGCTGACAGCATCAACAGTAACTTCAGTGGGCTTGCGTGGAACGTTATTCCTACAGCAAACAAGACAATCACGGttcaccttctgtgcggttgttcctCCATGGCATCGGAGGGGGTGGTTTCTTACACAGTCCAGCCTAAAGATACACTGAGCAACATCGCAACCTTGTTCAGATCAGGCTCGAGGGAGATCCTAAGCTTGAATGCGGGGGTTACGGATCCTGATTTTCTTAAGGAAGGTTGGATCTTGTTCATCCCGATGGGAGTTGCTAGTTCTTCTAAAAGAA AGTTTGGCGGTTTACCGATCATAATCACAGTATCAATATCAGCTGCAATTATGCTCCTTTTCGCGCTCACCATTGTACTTCGCCTGAGAAGGAGATCTCTGGTGCCCAATGTTGAAGTGCCAAAGAAAGAGATGGAGAGAGTTCCCAGCAACACAAGCATAGCTATCCTAGAGAGCCGTTACTTTCCAACCAAGAGGATTGATG ATATTGATCCATTCCAAACGGAGAGGCCTGTGATTTTCAGCCTGAAAGCGGTTGGAGAGGCCACAGCTAACTTTGATGAGAAGAGGAAGATTGGTGAGGGTGGATATGGCATGGTCTACCTAGGTTTCATAGGAACACAT GAGATTGCAGTTAAGATGATGAAAGACAGCAAATCAAAGGAGTTCTTTGCTGAGCTGAAAGTGCTGTGCAAAGTACATCACATAAATGTG GTTGAGTTGATTGGCTATGCTTCTGGGGAGGATCACCTGTACCTTGTTTACGAGTATGTTCAGAATGGATCACTGAGTGAGCATCTCCATGATCCTTTGCTGAAAG GTCATCAACCTCTCTCATGGACTGCAAGAACACAGATAGCAACGGATGCTGCACGCGGTATCGAGTACATCCATGACCATACAAAGGCCTGCTATGTGCACCGTGACATCAAAACCAGCAATATTCTGCTAGATGATGGACTAAGAGCTAAA GTTGCGGATTTTGGGCTGGTAAAGCTAGTTGAGCGCAGCGACGAAGAAGATTGCCTGGCAACTCGTTTGGTTGGAACGCCAGGCTACCTTCCACCGGA GTCAGTTCGTGAGCTTCACATGACCACGAAGTCTGACGTCTATGCGTTTGGAGTAGTTCTTGCAGAGCTGATCACTGGTCTCCGTGCACTTGTGCGGGACAATAAGGAAGCTAATAAGACAAAGTCGCTTATCTCAACT ATGAGGAAAGCTTTCAAATCAGAAGATGTGGAGAGCTCACTGGAGAAAATCATAGATCCCTCCTTGAAGGACAACTACCCCATAGAAGAAGTGTGTAAG CTGGTAAACATTTCGATGTGGTGCTTGAGTGAGGATCCATTGGACAGGCCTGAGATGAGGGAGATTATGCCAATGCTGTCTCGAATTCATTTGACCTCCATAGAGTGGGAAGCGTCGCTCGGAGGTGACGCCGAAGTCTTTAGTGGTGTTTTCAATGGTAGATGA